The region atcggGATTTGTTTAACGCTACCGACTCATGTATACCCTTTAAAGCGCCCTGTTGACATTTTAATCCGGAATTGGTAATTATTCCGGAAAGAGTTAATTTGGACagagaaataatttattttggtagATATTATGCAAGCACAACAGCTTAGTAAGTTCATTTCGAAGGTTTAGGAACCTTCACACGTTTTGAaagcattaaattaaaaatattatgaaatttaaatcattcaAAATAATTCACATTTGATGATATAATATTATtcacaatatatttaaaaaaatgaatacgTAAAAACTGTAGCTCAATAAGAGTTAGatagaaaatttttaaaaattccttaaaattaaaaatagtttaagtgttggtaaaataaaatatttatttacatagcAAAGATATTTGTAAAGCAAGTAACATATAGTAAAGAAATTTGGAATCAATTTTGAACACCTCTTTGACAGGATAATTCgtttttaactaaatatttctGTGTAACCAAAAGTCCCCTAGGAATCGCCCACCATTGTTACCACTTCGAAGATTTATAGCCCATTTATCGTGCATAACCCACAGCATACCCTCGACTTGGTCTGGGACATCTGACAAAACTAAACGGGGCAAAAAGCAGCTGGGTGGCGAGGGGATGGCTGTTGGGACAGCAACAAATCGCTTTGGGGAGCAGAGGCAACAACGCGCAAACATTTTTCACAACTAAAtgaagtaatttaaaataattatcaatGCTAATTTAATGAGGCCTGGGCCAAGGCGCCCGGCAGGATAtacgtattttatttttttttttagctttagtTTGCATTCTTTTTTCAGCTTTGTAATTCCTTTTGCAAAAAGTTATCTTTGGGCGAgggttatttttaatttttaatttatagttttttttatacttgGCTAGTTAGTGGGGGGAAGAAAGTCGTTGCAATTGAAATGCATGGCagcgtgggcgtggcacttAGTGGCAACGTTGAGCCACGTCTAGACGGCAaatgtatatgtacatacaaatTAGCCAAGTTAAATTGGCTGGGAGAAGGGCGGAccaaggggggggggggggcagTAGGGGCGGGCTGATGAGAAATGCATTGGGAATCGTTTGCGTCGACGACAAGTATGCAACATAAATTGTACAAGCCGCTAACGGTAATTGTTGCGCCGCCAACATGACGTATACGCGATATTTGCCTAGCTGCAAATGAGGCTGCCGTTttccctctccctctctctcacTTCCGGTTCGTGTATGGGTgtgtatgcgtgtgtgtgtgtgtgtgtgtgtgtgtgtgtgtgtgtttgtgtgtgtgtgtgtgtgtgtgtgtttgtgtgtgtttgtgtgtgagtttctgagtgtgtgtgagtgtgggtgTACTTCCGTGCTCAAGCGCCTGGAAAATGCCGCTAACGATGATGTTAACGTTGGCTTTTACCGTTGCCATCAGCGTAacttctcctcctccttcttcacctcctcctcctcctcctcctccacttTTCATTGCCCATTCCCCCTCCTTCTCTCCGTCATTTTCGCCTCATCCTGGCCGCCTAAAAGCATGCAacagcaatttaaattttgtgcgCATTTCAATTTGCAAAATGGCGGAATAcgttaaacaacaaaaatgcaGCTCGGCAATTAAAACCGTTTGCGGTAAGCAGCAGGTACAAAATAAGGCAGAAAGAGCACGAGAAAGCCAGTAAAGAAGATGCCAAAAGGCTGCAGAAAAGCAGCTAAATATAGTAACGAATTcgagcaacaaaaaaaattacacttAAGGATACTAGAACTAGTGAATGAGAAGTCATTATTCCATTATAATATCagttaaatgtttaataaattattattgccaatagaaaaggaaaacagtgcatagatataatttttaaaaaccatatttATGTTGGTGCGAAAATAGTGAATGAATAGTCTCACGTTGCCTGCAAACTCAACTATAAAACGATGTAAATTCGctgatttgttatttatttttgaattaagtAAAAGTGGCATGTCCGGCATTTGGATTTAAATGGCACATTTTCTATTTCTTTTCATCCTGGAGTAACTCTTAAATtcatgtaaataaataaatacttaatgaTAGCTGAGTATTAAATTTCTAAACTGCCCATACAGATTATTTACCTTACCAAGAAGTTAGTAGAACAAAGcaaagctttattttattaaactaattttaaaagtgGTAAATAAGAACAAAGCATTTTAGCTTAAATGTACAAGCAAAAATTTCAGGATAAACAAACACTTTTATTTCTTGTGGTTATACAACTAATTTTAGGGGAACTCTGGAAACTCTTTCTCTAAAGTATCTGTATCCGTATCTAAGTGCCATGTGAGTTCCCGTTGATTGAAACGTTTCGCCAACGCGTGGCACTTAAACTTTAATGCAATGGCAGCCATTGACCAAAGGGAATTACACGGAGAATGGCGGAAAAGTAGGGAAAGAATTAATTGGACTGCAATAGCGGAGAAAGGGCTGGAGAAGAGCTGGAGAAAGGGCTGGAGAAAGGGCTGGAGAAAGGGCTGGAGAAACTGGACAGCGGGCACAGCACGCACATTAAAAGTTCAAATggtacaaaatataaaaatccgcTTACGAAATTCTCAGGGCCAGAGACAAAAGGCGACTGCAAATATCGCAGACAAGACTGTGGCAGTTAAAAGTGGAATAGCAGCGGGCAAAATAATGCGACCCCATGCAACGGTTTCGAGTTCGTAGCTTCGAGGGCACAGTGCCATGGAACACACAGTGCCCCAccatccttttttttaagcccCAACTGTTTAGACCATTACTACATACCGTATACTTTGCTCTGATCGATAACCATTCGCTTTGCCTTTCAGTTGGCCATTATCTGTGCCCCAGCACATCAACTAAGCTGAAGTGCAATCATAATAAGCGCTTTATTTGGGAGGCTCacatgtttaattattttttgtattttggcaATACAAATGGTATATTTACTTATGTCAGTGAagcaatttgaaaaaaattaaagaggTAAAGCTTAATATTATAGGTAACAattaaacttaagttttttttgataatgttGTACTTTAGTATGGTATTAACGTAAGTGGCAACAAACCGGAAGAAAGCGCAGTtgccaaaaaatgtttaaaaatgttatgtaTAGTGTTTTATCGATGTGATCTAATTTAGGGCCCAAAATAAAAGCCCggttttatcaatttaaaagcGACATTTCCGCTTGGAGCTCCCAAAAAGTGCTGACTAATTCTTTAGAGAATCCACTGATAAATCGCTCGGATGTCGGCCAACTAGAAAGTCTCGACGGGATTGCATATCTGAATGAAATACTTGGCCTAGGGTCAAACTGACCTTCATCCAAAAGTTCCGCACACATGCACAAATGTGGGGCGAAATGTTATGCCAAACTAATTACTTGCTAAAAGCGCAAACAAAAgccagcaaaataaaaacaatgacaACAAAAGGGGGCGAGTGGGGGCGGTTGACAGGGGCTTTTATCTCCGATCGTACACTTGGCGACCTCTGACCCCCCTCTTGTGCCTCGTTCCAGGCATTTGTGTGCGACTTGTCTAAACAAAGGCATGGCTTAAACAATGGGGGCTACACGGAAACAGGCTGGCAAAACACTCGAGAGCCAATCAATGCAAAATTAGTCCCCCAATAAATAGAGGGCGTGGTCACGTGGAGTAGGGTGTTAGCCTTATGCAAGGCTTTATTAGCCCTTTCACCTCCCCTGATATGAAAGTATTCGAAGAGTTCCGGAAATTtttaagcagcagcagcagcagcagcagcaagaaaCCTTTAAGCTGTCAACCAAAGTTTTTGgcattatatttatgtatagtACATAGTACAGCGGTTCCAATTTGCTCTTTACATAAGCTGCATGGTCAAAAGCCGATTAACGCTTAATTAAGTTGCGCCATAAATACTTAATGGCAATGCCAATTGCCCGAAAgggatattttatttaacagagAGGCGCTTGATTTAGTTACCTTAAAAGCATACTAATTAAACTGCAGTACCCAATCGTCAgtttaaattatacattttgaaaTCTAGTAAAAGTTTatagcaaacaaattttgaaatgtttactCATGTACTTATTTATTGAATGCTTGAAAACGGGTGAAGGTTTTTAATCGCGAAATCATGTTGAGTTGCTTACAAGGTACacatactttttatataacatataaaagcttaaaatgcttaaaaaaataattaaatgctgTATGTTAAGAAAACATTTGTTCTTGCGATCTGTGGCCCTAAACActgtcatttttatattatatttttgaaattaatttaaaataaggcttactgtaaaatgtatttacagTTGAGCAGTATTGTAGAGCATTCTTCAGAAGGGttgctgttaaaaaaaaaagttatccGTTAAGAGTTGGAATCTGTGCCCAATCGGCACTCAACATTGGAATTGAAAAGCCGCAAAAGCGTCAAGTTTTTTATGGCCAGGGCGGCCTAAAAGCGGTTAAAACGGTTAACAAATTGCCGGAGCTGCAACACCTGGCAAGACAGCTGGCTGCAGCTTAGCACCTGATTAGGTTAGCTTCAGGAGTCATCCTTGAGCCAAGGATGCCGGGATGGTGAGATGGTGGGATGGAGGGAGGTCAGGGAGGTCAGGGCAGCATTGAAGGCGAAACTCGAGTGGGATTCGGGGAATTTTGCAGTTCGATGCCCGGAGCTGTTTCTGTAGCTTCTAGCTGAGCAGGGCTCAGTTGGAGGAGCATGGAGCATAGAGCATGGAGCAAGGACCAAGGACACTGCCATTGTCCCCGGCTCCTTATCGAAATCCAGTGCTGTCACTTGTCGGGCACTTCACGGCAGCCAGTGATCTCCCTCGAGTGTGCTGAACATACGCTTCTTATGTGTGCACCACCATGCCTTTCCTCCGTCTGTGTTTGTTTatcctccgcctccgcctccgcctccgcctctgacccctgacccctgaccTCCAGGAGCTGCTGAAGCTGGGGCTTATACAACCACTCAGTGacacaaataaaagtaaacatGATAAAACCATTgaaactttttccattttcactTTTGAGTGTGTTTGTATTTTCGCTTCACTCCGCTTTTGTCCGTTttcaacacacacacaaacacacacaaccCAATGGATGGCTGCATCTGTGTGCGAGTTAATCTCAAGTGCAGCCGAGAGCTAAATATTTACCATTGGCGTTGACTCTGCGCCTCAGCAGCCGCAAACTCGCAAACACACGGCCAAAGCCATAGCCATCAAAACCCCAACTGACCAGAACCACCCACTACTTTCTCCGCTCcgctccactccactccactccactccactccactccactcgaCCCCTTTCACCGCTGTTGACTTCTCGCTTATCATCGATGGCGCTGAGGTTTGTCCATCCAAACATGCATTCAAATGACCCGCACTTACCATCAACATCTACCCCACCTCCCTACCACCCACTTTTCCGCCCCATGTTTACGCTTAACTAACAAGCCAAGCTAAAAGTTAGCTAGCTGCAAGCCAGGACTTTCCCCGTCCTTTTTTATACCTCCCCCCCCCCATTTCTTTCCCTTTCGCATTTGCCATTCAAAAGAGTCCGGTTTGTGGTGCATAAATTGTTTATGTTGGCAACCCTGGGCCGGGATTCGAATTGTTTTTGGGTCTTCGATGCTGGTTTCCAGCAAGTTGGCCAACAGCAAGCCGGGCCAGAACAAAAGGTAAACGGCAAGTACATATTTGTGTCAGTCGTTGTGTCTGTGTGAGTTGACCTCTCCCAGCGAGCTGCATTCACAAGTCAATCGCACGGTCTTCGTGGACATTTTGTTCAAGTTTTTCAGTTCTGAATCATTGTTTTTCTACAGCTTTATTAAATAACTTGGTACAACATTTTCAGCTATATACATCCGCTTTAGTCAACATTTTTACTACGAgtattctttttaaaaactttagctATAATAAACTTAAAGAAGAACAGTTTTTAGCCTTATCCAACAATAAGTGTATACAAAATAAGtgaaataaatgtttgcaTTTACAAAACTTAATCAACACTAATTTACAATAATCGTCAAGGCACAAATATTAaacgtattttttaaaaccaattcaaTACAAAGGCAAGGTATAAGtataaaaacatacaaaacaagtgaaataaatgtttgcaTTAACAAAACTTAACCAACACTAATTTAGAGTAATCGTCAGGGCACAAATACTCAACTTATGTTTCAACACCAATGCAATACAAAGGCCAGGTATAGggattaataatatttttcactaCTCTTATGCCCTATACAAGTAAATCCACCAAAAGTTTTCAATAGCCTAGTGTTTTCACAGCTCTGTCAGTGTTAGAAAACCAATGTTAATGCGCTTTGGAAGTCGTAAAGTTAAGGATCAGTTCCAGTAAGTAGACAAGTAAATATTCCGCATTCTGACGGATTTCACTGCTGCATCACCTGTTTTTGCTTCGGGCAAAAGCCAACACCAAGTTATCCCACCAAGCCACGAAGCTcgtgaatatttaaagggcaGGCTTCAATATTTCAGCATCGCTCAACCTTGACAGCATTATGAAGTGAGTGCGACTGCAGGTGGGTGGCTTGTGGGTGGTGGCAGGTGGTGGTGACAGATGGCAGGTGGCAGGTGGCAGGTGGCAGGTGTGGGTGGCAATATGAAACGCTTGGCTGGATAActgagcagagcagagcagagcgtTGCAACTGATGCTGGAATCAACCGAGGCGTGTAACCGAGTCAATGGAgacactcccactcccactccccttccttttccctttttcctttAGGGCGGCATGTGCAACTGTCAAATCTTCCATGAAAATATAACTCACTTGCCGGTCCAATGAGGCGGCTCATTATGAACCagatccggatccggatccggataTGGACACGGTTCTGGGTATGGCTATGGACGGATGGAGGCAACAGGGCCCAAAACGAAGGCTAAGGTAGGTGGCCCATTGTTGGCCCAAAACTGCACGTAACGGTGTATTAATTAAGCATCGACCGATGGCTCAGTGGGTTTTGGAAACGCCATGACATAAGAGtggaacatttttgtgtttaacaTGGGTTCAATGAACGTGCAGAATGCCAAAGCACACGGAAACAAATGCTCCTacagtttatatttaaaagaatgGGAAAGAATGGTAATATTCTCAAAAGTTATATATTGCTGAATTTGTCAAGAAATCTTACTTCGATTGGTCTTTGCagctgaaaattttaattttcttttttaatttttgcaaaataatcatcattataaaaaatacaataaaattaatatttcaaaattgactgaggataaaattaaattttcataaaacagTCAATCTTATGACAACAAATcacaaaaatgtacaaaaaaaagcgaaaaattaATGCTCAAATGTTGAAATGTCATACATAGTTAAAACTTAttgattaaaatgtaaaaactgttcaaattttcgaaaaaaaaaaaatcatgatgtaaccctttttaaaaaatattaaattttttaaaatcgactGTAAACAGTAAAGTTGAAATGTcgtataaaatgtttaacccTACCAAATTTTCGcaacaaatcataaaaaaagcTAACGATTTTTCTATTGGAAGCAATTTGGTTGCTTAATTACTGGCCCTCGTTTTAAAAAGTGATCTAAAATCGCTGAAGATATATTTAGGTAATATTTggttaacatttattttggaaaataattttttgttagccCTTGGAGATTTTCTATCCAATTCTTAGCTTTTAAAGAATTGTAAAGTCATCAGAAAAGACATGATGGGTCTTGGCAAACAtcgaaatacattttttctgctGACTTTTTTTTCCCCTTCGATCCTGGAGAGCAGGAGTCAATGCTCTCGCCTGGGGCCAGCTATCAATCAGAGGTTAAGCGCGAAATGGGGAATGGGTTAAGGGGGGAAAATTCGCTGCTGCTCGACAATCATTTACCGAACAGCTTTTGGCTTTCACTTTTCACACATCCCGCAATTAATTTCCGTTTGATTGTTTGTCTCTGTCCGGGCTTCTTGGTTCAAAAACCCCGCGTACCAGAATCCTATTTGCTTCCCACACAGCGAATGCGATTTAATTGCTTTGGGGCTCCTGTTGCCTCAACTTAAGCTTAGCTCTGGCGCTTTGGCTTTAATTTTCCCCTCATTTCTTCCGCATTTCCCGGACTGCACTTTCCGCCGTAAATAAAGAGCTAAGCGCAGACACGAGGGTGAGGAATTTGCAGGTGGAAATCGGATGGCAGATAACGGATGGCAGTGGATGCTGCCATGTCAACAACTTTGCTGTGAAAGTTTTATTTGCACGGTTCATTTACTGTTGGCAAACGCACAACATAATATGGCACATTCATAAGCACCAGAGTTGCCAGGGAtgtcaaaaataattgaagGTATTGGGGTTTTATTTAGAGAACTTTGCAAAGCCCTGAAAAAGTTGCAtctgctttgttttttattacatgTAATATTCAAGTCAACGTTATTACAATTTTCTCAGTAATATTAATAAGTAATGAAGTTGGCCAGGGGCTAAAAAATGgttataaagttttattaaattgttactTTGTCTACTTTGTGATGATTGTCTTTTGCAAACTCacactttaaaataatgagTTTTGTTTGACCATATTGTATATATCTTGCCATAATAAAccgaataatttatttttgtaagttgcatttttttaacacaaatattaaataactagTTGTCagagtacattttttttcggtccattataatttatctattaattatgctaatttataatttcttactTAAAACATTGGTTAGTTGGCTTTGGATAGAATGTCAGGTAGCTGACAGGGAATATGCGATGTTATTAGTGAAATCGTCTAGGTAGTCAGCACACACAATCGACACAttcatacacacacacaccgtttgaacaaaaaaaatatatataaatatatacataaacagaaaaaaaaacacttaatcAAACGGATGGAAAATCATATCTAGTACTAGTAACACGCTAATCAAAGAGTTCGCTGCCGCGCATCGTGCATCAGATCCCTAGATCGGCTGAACCGATCCTTTTTTGTCAGCACATCACTGCACCAGACTCAAACTCAGACTCACCCCCAGACTCCTTTCGGTTGCACAGACAGAGCGCAAAATTCGAAGGTTCAAAGTTCAAGGCTCGCAGAGGATCGCAGAGGACTGGCACCTCCGAAATTGAAGGCCAACCGGGCCAGAAGGCCGTTTAACCAAGTGCAGACCCAAGGAGAGAGTTTCAGGTCCACGCCACGTCGACAGCTGCTTCCAGCCCCATTTCCTTTCCACTTTTGATAGTTTTGTACACAGGTAAGTGCTTATGGCCACCGCAAAGATATCGAGAATTGATTTCTTAAgcactatattttttttctattgaaGATTATAGATTACTGGCAAGGTAATTTAAACTTGACATGATTGAATTTATACATAATAGTCTTATAAAGGAgagattttaatattaatattaatatgtaatgtatatattttaaaattttttaaatcaatgagttttctaaaaaaataacattaaaaaaatatttttcggtcttaaaaaatagtcaaaatcgtttatatttttataccacttttattatggttttaataaattcaatcaattatattttctattcaTATTTCCTATTTTATCTACTGATCTACTGATGCATCTCTTCACTATTATTAGACCGCATTTcgaaattgttatttattgctATTGACTATATTGCaactttatgtatatatataaaacttgatttgagatggtatagttttttttatacgcTTTGCActtatcttttaaaatatttcaaaaatatttgatatattatatttgttggAAGTGAAAACACAGAAGTGATTGGTTTCGTTTACGTCTGCGGCAGGTTAAGGATGGTCATCAATCTGAACACGGCCACCAGCAGTGGCGGCAGCACCAGCGGCAACATTATCGGCGGGAACGGAAACGGGGGCGGAAACGGTAGCGGATACggaagcggaaacggaagcggaaacggaagtggaagtggaaacggaagtggaagtggaagtggaaacGGCGGCGGCACCACCAGCAACGTGATGGGCATCATCAGTCACGCGGAATTCGACGGTATCATCTATCTGCATGTGGTGTGCGCCGGCGACTCAAACGCCAAGTGGATCACTTTTGACGAGGCGATGGCCTACTGCCCCACCGGTGTGGTGGCCTACATGAAACTGCAGATCGCCGAGTTGTATGGCGTGCCGATGGACGTGGTCTTCCTGCAATCTTGAGAATTGTCGAGAGGATTTTAAGAGACCTCACACCTGAAATATGGGCTAGATTCTCCAGCAGAATCGCCGGCAAACGGCGAATGACCAATGGCAattggcaaatggcaaatgacATTTGAACTTTTGGCACTGTTGACGAAATCAACCGGTTGTGTCATAGAAATTTGATTTCTCCTGCAACCAGCTCTTCAGCAagaacaaaaccaaaatttcAAGTTCTCCTGCGCATAGCGCTTTCCCCAAAAGCAGCAATTCTTACAGAAAGTATAGAAGTACCAACCAAGGAGACGTATCCGAAAGATGTATTGACGTTCGGTTCGATAAATACTGGTTCAACTAACTGGACTGGAGGACTAATACTTTTTGGCAAGGCTCTAAGTAATTCATAAATTTGGCCTTTAAGTAATGTATCAAACgctcaaaatatttcataaaaatctcAAATAATGATTGTCAGAACTATAATTTTTGGCTTattattttactaatttaatatatttggaTATTGGGATATGTAGTGTAAggaatttaaaacatttgaaaaccaaaacaaatctAAGCTCcatttgtttgcttatttcaaaatttcaaaaaactttaaatatcaaaattcaGCAAGGAGCTAAGGCAGTATtcatacaaacaaaaaaaaaaataaatcctCCAAGTTTCCGGCAATCGCAGGATTCATTTACCTTGGCCACTGACCAACTAACGTGCCCCTGTGGCATTTGTCAGCCGAGGGGAGGAAGAAGATGGATGGGCTGAGCGGATGTTTAAGGAGCTTTTGCCACGCAGCCACAGGCAGCCACACGACGTATGCGTAATACGGCCAGCCCACAGAATTTGGGCATTTCAATTGCAAATTAGCCAAAAGCCAACGTCAACGCCCCCTCTTCTGTAGTGTGCCTCGGGTTTTGCCCGTCGCTTCTTTTGGCCCACCTCTCGCTGGGCAATTTGAATGATTTATGTTGATTGCGTATAATTGCATGTTGTGTCCTTGTCCGCCCCCGGTTTTGTGCCCAGGTGCGCTTCTAGCCGGCCACGTGACAAATCCCCGACGCCACCTTGTCGCTAGCCCGCCTTTCACCGAACCGAACCTCAGACATTCTGCGGCGCATTGTTGCCGCCGCTTTTATGACGCTCCATCTGTCAGCGGCTTGTTGGTGACACACCGCCAGGAGGAAAAAAGGCAAAAGGAGAATGGAACACAGCTAAACAGGACCTTATCTAATTACGCGCCCAAAAGCACGCAACACAAAAATGCCAACCAACGACCAACTTGTCTTTTGCGGCACGACGCTTCATTTTTCTAATGCCAACTGGAAAGGAAAATCCGTGGCCAAGGGAGAAGGGCAAGGACGAAGGAAACTGCGGTGGGTCAGGATCtctgtgtgcttgtgtgtgtgtgtgtgtgtgtgtgtgtggagtGTAGTGTGGCTGACTTTTGCCAAATGGCAGGCGCTGGCGCACTTATTTCGCTTGTAAACGAGCGCAATTTGCAATTTGAGCGCGTCCGCTTTGCGTGTAGCCTCCCATACTTTCTCCCCCACTTTCTCCCCCACTTCTCCCCCCTTTCTCCATATACACCCATAAGGGTGTGGGCTGTCCTTCCTGTCAGCCATTTgcaattgaatatttatttgtattaccCCGGGCCTTCGTGTCGGGTGTGGCGcaactaaaaaattataacgcatacgcagcgttgtcagcggaaaagaaaaaagaaaaaaaacgaacgaatcaaatcatattaaatgaaaaggCGCAGCTCTTTTTACTAATCAGGCAAAGTGTGGCCGTCATTTTTGgtgttttatttaaaggtCAACGAActtcaatttgattttatatgtTTGACTGCCCTTcggaaattattatttaggTATAATACATTTCTAGCTACCTATGTTCTCATTTAGTTTTTACACTAAAGcgttaaaaatctttatttaagatttattggTGTTTTATAGGTTAACGAAATTCAAATGAGATTGTATGTGTTTGATTGCactttggaaatttttatttaggtaTGATATATTTCtttcaatatatattatgtatataagttcttttttagtttttacacTTCTGCAgtgcaatttttaatttacaattagccaagctaaaattcttaaaattcttatttaaaaaataattaaatacctTCAAAAATCATTTATCATTAGGCATTCAAGTAGGATAAGATTGCTTAAAGGAATGGATTTTTGCTGTTAACATAACTAAAAATTATCTGATCACACAAATTTAGCTGAAGTTTTACTTACCCTGGTCACcccaattaaatacaatgtaATTGTTCCTCTTAATGTAACTGtggttatttatataaaatttgtctAGACAACCAGCTAAGTTTAGGATCATACATAAAGAACTCAAATGGAATTGATCCCGTCCAACTTCCTGTGTCCTGGTCACACCAATTACGTGCCATCCAGCAGCTATGTTAAACTGGGCCAGTTGGAAGTGGTGCAGCATCACTGAAGCATCACCGAACCACCGTGGCCGATGCAAAAGGCAAGCTAATAAAATGTACTTTATGCTCGAACGTGCGTTGACTGTGTAAACGGCCAACAAATCGCTCTTAAAGTGGGGGAGAAAGCGGAGAAAGTGGAGAAAGTGGGTCTGCCATATCTCTTGTTCCGCTCGCATCGCGCGGCTGcctaattataattttgcattCTGCTGCCGCATGCAAAATTCATGAACGAGAAAAGTGCGCAGAGTGCCGAATCCCGAATCCTCGAATGTCATTTTGCTCATTTCTGTCCACCCATGCAAACATAAAACTTGACAACATCCAAGAGGAGGGAGGGGAAAGGAGGGGAGGGGAGGTTTTCCCAAGTATGGGGTCAGAGGTTGATCAAGACGAACACATCAGCGTTAAGCGTTTTATGGCCAGAATGTGCGTTTCGTTCGGACCGTTCCCTCGGTTTTTGCGCTGATTCGCCCAACTTCGCAGTGCCacatccacttccacttccacttccacttccgtTGGATGGCTGCCTTTTCCATGGCCATTTCTGCAAATGTTGCAAATCTTCGCGAAAAACTTGTcgtaaaaatatttccatcAGCCAAAATAAAGCAGGAATGAGCGTCGGATGAAGATGGAGATGAAGCTGCAA is a window of Drosophila gunungcola strain Sukarami unplaced genomic scaffold, Dgunungcola_SK_2 000183F, whole genome shotgun sequence DNA encoding:
- the LOC128265936 gene encoding serglycin, giving the protein MVINLNTATSSGGSTSGNIIGGNGNGGGNGSGYGSGNGSGNGSGSGNGSGSGSGNGGGTTSNVMGIISHAEFDGIIYLHVVCAGDSNAKWITFDEAMAYCPTGVVAYMKLQIAELYGVPMDVVFLQS